Sequence from the Miscanthus floridulus cultivar M001 chromosome 16, ASM1932011v1, whole genome shotgun sequence genome:
AATGATGCCGGAGGCGCGAGCGCGCAGAGCTTGATTGTGAAATTgggtgaagaatgggtgcaaaATTTGGGATCTGTATGCATTATTTGTTCGATGCTTAGATATGTGTCAATTGCACTGCTGCTTAAATTATGCTCATTTTATATTCATAGGCAAAACATACTGTTTACCGCTTGACGCTGTCATGTTTAATTTCCACAGTTGGAGAGAAGCCTAGAATCAGGCATCAATATTCAATTTGCACTGAATGTACGTGGACAGCACAGTATCATGACATATAACCGATGACATGTTTGCAAGTTGTTGAGGAGTCGATGTGAACCCAAGACCCTAAGACGACAAGCCCCCTAATAATTTAGTGCTTGACTTATTTGTTCTCTGCCGCACTCGCACGCACGGGAACGTCAAATATGACGTGAAATGCAGTTAGACAATAACAGCCAGCTACGTACGTACCAACGCACATTGAGCAAATTATGATGTCGTGGACAGTAGCATCTTCATGAAAACAGCTTGTGCCGTCCGAGCGATGGCATGAACAGTCTTTCGTCTAGACAGATTTGTTAAAACATACGACGTGTGCTCGCTTGCTTGTTCAGGCATTTCTCTTTCGATCATGTTCGTGAGTTTTTTTTTGGTTGCATGCCAATTCACTCGTCCAGAAAACTTCTTACTGCACCTCGGGGCTTATTTGGATAGACATTTTAAGACTCAGATGCTACAACAATTTtctaaaagaaaaatactataatTACCATCATCCAAAAGCTTACATTTCTTTGGGCTTTTAGTAATGTatatactccctctctctcctgaaATATAAGCTACATTAAAATATTATAACTTCCATCAAGTTACACAAAATAACAATAATGTTTATGATATCAAATGAGCAACTTTAGATCCGTTATTCcgtcatgaaacatatttttcacaAATTACCTCTTTGATATGGTAGATATCTTCACTATTTAACTCTTTAATATGGTAGATATTTTCACAATCTACCTCTTTAATTTGGTAGTATTTAATATTCTTCTAACTTATCAAAACCTTGAAATGTTTGACTTATAGCAAACTCTTAGAGGTGTCCTTTTTTCTGGACACTGTTGTATCACCAACCGCCTTTATAAATGGTTCTAGAGATGTACAATCCTTATAAATCTATTTCTATGGATGGTTAGTGTTGCTAATTACACTTGGAAATTATATTTTAAGGGGAACCAAGTGCTTCTAGAAAAAGTGCAATTTTGCGAACTGATCATAGATCGGTTGGTtgggttccttgtggtggaacctgcccaCCCGGGTTCAAGTCCTCGATTTAGCATGGGTGCTCATATTTTTCaggatttattctaggatttaacggcgtTATGCTTTCACTGGTAGACGACGTCTCCTTGGACGCGCCTGTGTTGACTTCGTGAATCTTGAGATTTACCGGTTTAGTCTTTCAGAGGTACTCATAGGAGTATAGTTTGCGTACGTGTGTTTATAGGGATGAGTATGCGCGTGCGTGTTTTGGTCGTCtatgttgtactgtgtaattctccaaaaaaaaaaagaaaaagtgcATTTTAGGGGACGGTTGCTAACACCAATGAGGGCTAGAAATCAATATTCAATCATGGTTGTTAATGCAAACTGCCCTAAAAATAGTTGCAACATTTTTTTTCCAAATGAAGTTGaacgaagacaaactttatatcaaagttataaGGCTTGATGAGATGTACGACTTTGTAGTCGAtgattttttatttgaaatcgttTAGTGTTCCAAATATGTATTTTTAAGTTCTCGGATTTTTAGATTCAGATCAATTTTCCAAATGACCTTGATAGAGACACGTTctgtaccaaagttgtagtttagaATTTGTAGttgatttttttcatttgagatcggcTAGGTCCCAAAAAACCAATACAAGATTCACATAAATTAATAGAAAAGGATAGCATCTTTACCTGGTCACAACTGGGTGTATGTCGTAGTAGTAGGGAGGGGCAGGGGGTTGTTTCGTGTGCACGTGAGAAGATGTCACGGATCAAAATCCTAAGAAACACACGTATGTATTTCACATGAAAATTCATATGTGACTTATGACATGTGACGCATTGTCATGGTGCTTAGCTAGTGGAACTGGCCCGTAATTATAACATTTTTTGCTATTCTTAGGAGCAATTTTCAATTTAATTTATCAAAAATGATCATTTCCAGGGGTGATAGCATACCAAGCATGCAGGAAAGCTTGATTTCGCTTGATTTTAGAGACCCTTGGGTAGAGAAGGTTGCTTACCACACTCCTAGAAATCGAACGATTCCAATTTTGTCACCTCTAAAAAATACTTTATGCAGTAGTGATAGTATGGACTTGTCGGTGTTTTTTTTTACCGTTCACTAGTAATCGATGTATCACGCATAGAGAGGTAGCACATGCATGTGACACAAATTTATTACCTGTTTCAATGCATGATGATGTTAGTACTGCTTTTATGCCATTTGCTCGATCGGGTCAGCTGCGATTAGGGGATCTCTACCTCTCCTTGTACTGTCCAGGGTAACGCTACAGACAGAGTCCCATCCTGATCGGTTTACATATCGGTTTTCTATTCAGTTACAACAGATCGAGTCAGTTTCTATGTACATCTTGCATATGCCTTGTTTGACAAGTCGGTGTGGCATCCCCTCGGCTTGGATTTTGTCTTGGGCCAATCGTCATGGTCTACCCCGCCTATAGAGCCAATTATGGCCTCCGTGAGGGTACCAAGTGCTATACTCCTATTCAGCGGCGTACCTagaaaatattttaggggggctgaacaacactgttgTTCGATCTTAAATCTCAGTCTCCCTGGGCTCCACATGGGGTTCCACTGCTGCGATacgggtaggggggcttgagcccccccccccccccccccccccccccgccccccgccccaccgctgtgtccgcccctgCTCCTATTTACATGCTACTATTAGAGATATTCACTGTATGTGATCATGGTCAATCCTACAAAAGAAAGACAACAGACCTATAACCAAATAACATGTCGAATGTTTGGAGATTGCGCAATTTTCGCTAAGTATGGTTGGTTTTCTTGTAATAGGTAGTGCTTAGTTTGTTGGTCTCCAATTTTATTTGCCTTTCGTGAGCTCCCAAAATCCAGAAAAAAGCAAAACCGTAATAATGGACTGATCGAGTGTAAATCTTCTACTAGGCCGAAATAAAGTTCCATGTCTAAGGCATTGTTTGAATACGCATGTATTTATctcaattcacatgtgttgaAATGGATCGAAGTAGAATTAAACTAAATTATATttcaatccactccaacacatatgaATTGAAGTAAATACACATGCATCTAAAAGAGTTTTCGCCGGAAGGAAACCCTCGCCACAACAACAGTCGAGTAAATGGATGAAACAACAGCAGGCCCACACTGCCTGAGAGGGACAAGCAAGGGCCCATCTCTTTTACGCCCGGACTACCGTGCACGTGGTCGCGGCAAACGGATCGGCGTCCGGACAGGGCCATGCACACCTACAGATGTGTGCCTCACTGTCGCACTGCACAGCAGACGCCGACGATCTCGTCCCGGTCTCCCGGATCCGAGATGGAGGTGGGTCGGGTCTCAGCTCCATGGCGTGGCTTAGATCCAATCCATTTCTTCGCTCTTCCATCCCCGTCGCTCGTGTATGTCCGAGATCAAAAGATGCATCCAAAACACTGGcacgttcgtttgaacttattaactgacttatcagctaaaatccatagtatttttctctcacaacaaaacaaattCAGTCGGCTTTAATACCCGCTGAACAGGCCCACAGCCCGGCCGTCGTTGGCTTACCCCAACTGCACAGCGGTTGAACGGTCGGTCCACGCCTGCCCGACGTAGCTAGCGCGCTGCATGCCCATGTGATTCCGTTGCAACCGGTCGCTGTCCCTCCGTAGCAGCATGCACGCCGTCGCTGTGCTGCATGCACTGGCACTGTGCGGGCTGCCGTATTGGCATGTCCTCCTCCTCGCCCGCGTGAGGTCCAGCTACTCTTGCATTGGTGGGTGGCCGGTGCTGGGTCCGGCCGCGCATTATCGACCGTCCGGCGGCACCGCTAGCTGACGTCCGGCGGTTACCGACGAATTAGTGGCAGTATAGCTAGGTATCATAACGCTAGCTGACGTCGTCGATCGATCGCTTGCATTGCCCAGATCGGGCACACATCTGTAGGTGTGCATGGCCGATCCGATGATTGTAGCTGTAGCAGCTAAAAGGGACTGCACAAACACTGGTCGTTGGGGCTGGTACCTTTTGGTTTGCCAGTTTTCCATTTCACGACGTACGCTCTGCAGGCCACAGCTTGGACGCATCCGTGGCGATAAGCACACACACAGACTCGTCTCGCCACACATATATAACGGCCCATCCACCCGATTCTCCACTGACAAATGAAGCTCGCCTCGTCGCACCACCTGCTCGAGAGCTCCAACATCCTCTCGTCGCACCACCGCAACACCGTCGTCGTTACACGGATGTTGTCCCCTCACTGCGACAACATGCTGCCCTACGCGccggggcggcgggcggcggtgcTGCTCGACCACCGGCGGTACCCCCCGAACGTCGTCGAGGTGGCGCCCAGCTGCCCGCGCTGCCACTCGCCCAACACCAAGTTCTGCTACTACAACAACTACAGCCTCAGCCAGCCCCGCTACTTCTGCAAGGGCTGCCGCCGCTACTGGACCAGGGGTGGATCCCTCCGCAACGTGCCCGTCGGGGGCGGCTGCCGGAAGAACCGCCGGGGCAAGCCGGTGGTCCGAGCCATGGCCGTCGATGCTGCTGTGGCGGCGGCCAGCGGTggcgcagcagcggcggcggcggagttcGCGcacccgtcgtcgtcgtcccccGGCACGCTGCGGCCGGACTTGCTACTAGAAGGCATGATCGGCGGCAGCCCAGTCGGCCTGTGCCAGCAGCCGACAGACGACGCGGCCGAAAATCCGGCTGTGGCGCCCGAGGGGTCCACGATCGACCTGGCGCTGCTGTACGCCAAGTTCTTGAACCATCAGCCTGCGGCGGCGGCCGAGAggtgcgccgccgccgtcgtgccgGAATCGCTCGACACCTTGAGTGGGTCGTCGTCGGGTGacgtgagccccgtcgtcgtcCCACCGCGGGATCATCATCAGCCGTTCACGACGCAAGACGGCGGGTTTGGTGAGCTGTCCGCGACGACGGCGAGTGCGGAGCCAAGCGCCGCCCCGCCACGGTGCCCCGCCGACGACACGTGTGCGGAGGAGGCGCTTGGGGCGTTCAGCGTGGACCCGCGCTGCTACGACTCGCTGGGTTTGCCGCCGGATGGCGGGGATCTGGTCCTACCGTCAACGTGGCATCTTGGGGCCAAGTACGAGCCGTTCGATCCGCTACCCGAGGACGCCATGAGCCTTCGTCAGGACGGcttcgccggcgacgacgacGTGTGGAGCAGTGCGCTGGCTAGTCAAGGGCTGGAAGCAGCTCTCTGCAGCAGGCCGTAATTTTTTAACTCCCCTGTTGATTTTCACCGTGCTTGTGATTGTTTTATGCGCTCTTTAATTTTCTTTTTCTGGTTGTGATCATGTTCAGGAGTAATTTATATAGGCCATATATACAGCATGTCCAGATCATGGGTTATGAAGGGATCAACGGGTATACATGTGAGATATAGAAAGAATGTAATAAAAATTCGACACTTTGTTCTGACACTTTCTCTGTTCCTTTTTTATTTGTTGCGAAAAGACACTTTCTCTGTTCGCACATGTAAGATATTTTAGACATAGACATGGTATCCAGTACACACATTTCCGGAAAAGGATTACGGTTCTTTAGCATCAACATTGAGCTTTTCCTTCCAGTGGATATATGCTTCATTCATGCACTGGAATTGACTGGCCCGTCATGCTACAATTTAGACCATCAGATGAGCCACATGGAAAAGCACATTTCAGTTCTGGTAGCGAACATCACCCTTTTTGCTTGGACACTAAGGTTTGTCTACTAGCTACATGGCCCTCTGGCCTCTGTCACTCTCAAGCACCGCCTACGGCCTACCTTCTACTGCCGCCAAGAGCACTTTAGGGAAAAGATCGGCTGCTTATCTAAAATAGGCTGACGAGATCCTGGTTTCAGAAACTCAACAGCAGCAGCAAAAAATGTTCTTAACCTATCCTGTGCAATATTGTTTGTGAATCAGCCAATAAGGGAATCTTAAATAGAAGGCCTAAAAACATAGATGTGTGATGTTCTTACTAATTCAATCAGGGTGTTGGGACACGGTTGTGAGTCGCGGAGGTTAGGGACCGGAGCAGTGATGAGATCTAATGGTTAACAAATTTTGCGGATGATGTTCAGGGAAAGAGGACGGCAGCCTCCGCCTGATCGGCCAATCAGGGCGAAGGACTGGAGGCTGCGGCAAAGGAGCCCGGAGGAGGTCCGAGGCGGAGGCTTTGGCGGCTGGAGTGAAGGCACCCGGAGGCCGTTGGCGGCAAAGGCTCGGGCGGCACCTGCGAAGGCTATAGAGAGCCGGCGCGCAAGTATGCCCGAAAGCCGCCCCAAACGAAGACTCATAGGGTCGAGGAGCTTCCTGAAGGGCGGCGGTGCCGGGCCGTGGGCCGCAGACGGACTCACGGTTGTGGCCCATCAAGAAAAGGCGGTCGAAGAAGAAGGCACCCAAATTACCCTTAATGGTTTATGTTAGTGCAGGGATATTCCGAGGATGTACTATAACCGTCAAGGGACAGAATTGTAAACAGTAGCCTTAACAAGCAATGCCCTATAAAAGGGAAACACAAACTCTGTACAGAGGGTGATAGTTGAatgcatttatgaaaccctaagttGGTCTAGACACACTTTCCACCAGACACGCTTTAGCCCGAGGCACCTATTCGGGCAAAGGCTTCGGCAATCTCCTTCTAGTCCCACCTGCTGGAAACCACCGTTTTTCAACATTGGCGTCCACCGTGGGTTGGCCGAGTAAGACCCACGATGGCAAGAAAGAGAGCAAGCTTCCACCAGGGTTCCCGTGGAGCCCTCGATGAGAGGGCGACCCAGGCGCAACGCCCGCAACACTTATGCCACACCCTCAGAAgaccaagctgaagaacagaacGCGGTCGAAGACCAGCCTCCGGCATCCGAGGAGCAGCAAGCCCCAAGTGCCACTCCGGAGCAAGAGCGTCAACAGTTGTAGGCCCAGCTACAGAGCATGCAACAAGAAAGAGATAGGGTCGCTGCAGCCTTCACCGCAAGTCAACGAGCAGGAAGAATCAGCCCAGGCAGCAGAAATCAGGCAACAGCTAGCCGTATTATAGGCTGAAATACAAAGCATGCAGCCTTCGCTACCCAACTTCAACACATCCAACCAACTTCACTCAGCAAACCAAAGCCAACCCAACCCCCCGCCACGTTCCATAGTACAACCAACCTCCAACACACCCTACACTTCGCCACAAACCCACAGAACCATCGATTCTAAATCACCACTATCCAAAGGTATCCAGAGGTCATCCTGGCCCCCTCTTACAAACCCATCACCTTGTCCAAGTTCAATGGAAGATCAGACCCACGACAATTCATCATGGGCTTTGAAGCAGCAGTAGCTTCCGCTGGTGGAAATGAAGCGGTGCTGGCCAAGTCCTTCGTCATTGCAGCAGAAGGCGTTGTGCTAGCCTAGTATTCAATGCTAAGGCCAAGTTCTGTCTATTCATGGGAAGACCTCCGCGACAAGATCTTAGCAAATTTCAAGGGGTTCAGAAGTAAATCCTTGATTTCCAAGGACCTATTTCAATGCAAGCAGAATCAAGGAGATGCCCTAAAGGACTACTTCCAGAAATCCGTGCAAATAAAGACAAAGGCACCAAATGTCCCAGAGGACGTCGCTATAGAGGCAGCAATCAAAGGCCTTCGCATAGGTCCATTCGTAGCTCATCTAGCTAGGGAAAAGCCGCGAACCATCGAAGACCTCTACAACAAATTTGATAAGTATTGCAGATCCGACAACGACCTCCGCAGAAGACTAGAAGAACAAAACCAAAGCAAGCAGTTCTAGAGCAACAACAGAAACACCTAGAAGGGCAACAAAACTGAGGCTGGCCGTAAGCACAACAGGCACAAAACCAGCAAGTTTTTAATATAGAACAATAAGGAAGCAGCCAACAGGGGGCAACAGCCAGCGAAGGCAGGCCAAAACAACACGCCCGTGAGACAATCCAAAGGCAAGGGAAATAACCAATGTAGAAATTGGAACAGAAACCAAAATCAAAGGCAGCGAAGGCAGTATTATTTCTTTCATGAAGAAAACAATGGGCATATAACCAGGGACTTCCCAGACGCCAAGGAGACCCAAGAAAGGATCAAAAGCAGAGCAAAATAATAGCCTCCACCACAACAACCTCCTAGAGAGGTGAACC
This genomic interval carries:
- the LOC136513663 gene encoding uncharacterized protein isoform X1, which codes for MLSPHCDNMLPYAPGRRAAVLLDHRRYPPNVVEVAPSCPRCHSPNTKFCYYNNYSLSQPRYFCKGCRRYWTRGGSLRNVPVGGGCRKNRRGKPVVRAMAVDAAVAAASGGAAAAAAEFAHPSSSSPGTLRPDLLLEGMIGGSPVGLCQQPTDDAAENPAVAPEGSTIDLALLYAKFLNHQPAAAAERCAAAVVPESLDTLSGSSSGDVSPVVVPPRDHHQPFTTQDGGFGELSATTASAEPSAAPPRCPADDTCAEEALGAFSVDPRCYDSLGLPPDGGDLVLPSTWHLGAKYEPFDPLPEDAMSLRQDGFAGDDDVWSSALASQGLEAALCSRPERGRQPPPDRPIRAKDWRLRQRSPEEVRGGGFGGWSEGTRRPLAAKARAAPAKAIESRRASMPESRPKRRLIGSRSFLKGGGAGPWAADGLTVVAHQEKAVEEEGTQITLNGLC
- the LOC136513663 gene encoding uncharacterized protein isoform X2, producing MKLASSHHLLESSNILSSHHRNTVVVTRMLSPHCDNMLPYAPGRRAAVLLDHRRYPPNVVEVAPSCPRCHSPNTKFCYYNNYSLSQPRYFCKGCRRYWTRGGSLRNVPVGGGCRKNRRGKPVVRAMAVDAAVAAASGGAAAAAAEFAHPSSSSPGTLRPDLLLEGMIGGSPVGLCQQPTDDAAENPAVAPEGSTIDLALLYAKFLNHQPAAAAERCAAAVVPESLDTLSGSSSGDVSPVVVPPRDHHQPFTTQDGGFGELSATTASAEPSAAPPRCPADDTCAEEALGAFSVDPRCYDSLGLPPDGGDLVLPSTWHLGAKYEPFDPLPEDAMSLRQDGFAGDDDVWSSALASQGLEAALCSRP